A section of the Solitalea canadensis DSM 3403 genome encodes:
- a CDS encoding ankyrin repeat domain-containing protein, whose translation MKYGLAIFMLITAISFNACSQHKKETMITSDKVFQMIKKNDISGLKRWIDAGGNLEEQNDKGETLLMIATYENNTEAAKLLIAQGSNVNAQDKMLNSPFLYAGASGYVEILKMCLTANPDYKVYNRYGGTALIPACERGHIEIVKELLKDKSFPKDYVNRLGWTGLMEAIVLSNGGPVHVQIVQLLVDVGCDVNIPDNDGITPLAHAKQRGFKEIVVILEKAGAR comes from the coding sequence ATGAAATATGGGCTTGCCATTTTTATGTTGATAACTGCAATCAGTTTTAATGCTTGTTCGCAACACAAAAAAGAAACAATGATTACATCAGATAAGGTTTTTCAAATGATTAAGAAGAATGATATTTCCGGTTTAAAAAGGTGGATTGATGCTGGTGGAAATCTGGAAGAACAAAATGATAAGGGTGAAACGTTACTTATGATTGCCACATACGAAAACAATACTGAAGCGGCAAAATTGCTTATAGCGCAAGGCTCCAATGTGAATGCGCAGGACAAGATGTTGAACAGTCCTTTTTTGTACGCCGGAGCAAGTGGGTACGTAGAAATCCTCAAAATGTGCCTTACAGCTAACCCCGACTATAAAGTTTATAATCGATATGGAGGAACCGCATTAATTCCGGCTTGTGAAAGAGGTCATATAGAAATAGTGAAGGAATTATTGAAAGACAAATCGTTTCCTAAAGATTACGTTAACCGTCTTGGTTGGACGGGCTTGATGGAGGCAATTGTATTAAGCAACGGAGGTCCGGTTCATGTTCAAATTGTTCAATTATTGGTGGATGTCGGTTGTGATGTAAACATTCCCGATAATGACGGAATAACACCACTTGCACATGCAAAACAGAGAGGTTTTAAAGAAATTGTTGTCATTCTTGAAAAGGCAGGAGCCAGATAA
- a CDS encoding helix-turn-helix domain-containing protein, translating into MLKTIGIDQIVKMPLANEFKIVEHAPINMPLIDDAHKHDFFMLLLVNSGSGTHTIDFNEYEVKERILFFLAPGQAHQWNLSKNTSGFQVLFSDAFLSKTISLPFFNASSTPVLLLNAEQNDELQQEFRLMIKEFERKEHTSTQILQHRLQIILLLLKRWYVEQFPFHSSGSDVRMINQFEHLVEKYYHQHNEVAFYASQLNVSANYLNAVCKRESFYTAGEFIRNRIMLEAKRMLILTNLDIKEIAFSLSFSDSSYFSRFFKKHTSLSPLEFRDKKGKTPGLL; encoded by the coding sequence ATGTTAAAAACCATTGGAATTGATCAGATCGTAAAGATGCCGTTGGCGAATGAGTTCAAAATCGTTGAGCATGCTCCCATAAATATGCCATTAATTGATGATGCGCATAAGCATGACTTTTTTATGTTATTGTTGGTTAATTCCGGCTCAGGAACTCATACCATTGATTTTAACGAGTACGAGGTAAAAGAGCGCATCTTGTTTTTTCTAGCTCCCGGACAGGCGCATCAATGGAATCTTTCAAAAAACACATCTGGATTTCAGGTGCTCTTTTCCGATGCTTTCCTGTCTAAAACAATTTCATTGCCTTTTTTTAATGCATCGTCAACACCTGTATTATTATTAAATGCTGAACAAAACGATGAGCTTCAGCAAGAGTTCAGGTTGATGATAAAGGAATTTGAAAGAAAAGAACATACTTCAACTCAAATTCTCCAGCATCGGCTTCAGATTATATTGTTACTATTGAAAAGATGGTATGTTGAGCAGTTTCCTTTCCATTCATCGGGTTCTGATGTCCGTATGATAAACCAATTTGAGCACCTGGTAGAGAAATACTATCATCAACATAATGAAGTGGCTTTTTACGCCAGTCAGTTAAATGTTTCAGCCAATTATCTTAATGCGGTTTGTAAACGGGAGTCGTTTTACACAGCAGGGGAGTTTATCCGTAACCGGATTATGCTTGAGGCTAAACGGATGCTTATCCTTACCAATCTGGATATTAAAGAAATCGCTTTTTCACTAAGCTTTAGCGACAGCTCTTATTTCTCAAGATTTTTCAAAAAACACACTTCACTTTCTCCATTAGAATTCAGAGATAAGAAGGGAAAAACACCCGGGTTGCTCTAA
- a CDS encoding zinc-dependent peptidase — MYEFSFYLFVGCWGAIRYYYFFKKNHDAQYVEESFNVTSHQNKLLLQYFPYYRQLSEKGKKRFVLRTQQTIKSIIIQGKEGFVVTNDVKLLVGASIAQLTFGFSKPRLNELKAVLIFPDAFYSRLLRRWAKGLAFENGSVCLSWNHFLNGYEDSSDAINLGLHEFAHILRFEVFEETNEGLFSNPFVDNFKEWEDAGMPVFMNVRKGKEDFFRSYGGANTIEFFAVCIENFFEKPEVFKKELPYLYDKLCLLMQQDPLNTSKDYSFDEIDEFSLSPSSEQGYELWCSSIEQSIWNSVKSLAYATTFLIIFALTNHFIANPTIAEQGGFVYLRLFSASVLF; from the coding sequence TTGTACGAATTTTCCTTTTACCTGTTTGTTGGATGCTGGGGAGCTATCCGTTACTATTATTTTTTTAAAAAGAATCATGATGCTCAATACGTCGAAGAATCATTCAACGTAACCAGCCATCAAAACAAATTACTACTCCAATATTTTCCCTACTACCGCCAGCTTTCTGAGAAAGGAAAGAAACGCTTTGTATTGCGGACACAACAAACGATAAAATCAATCATAATTCAAGGCAAGGAAGGATTTGTTGTAACAAACGATGTAAAGCTTTTGGTCGGAGCCTCCATTGCTCAGTTAACTTTTGGTTTCTCCAAGCCTCGCCTTAATGAATTAAAAGCTGTTCTGATTTTTCCGGATGCCTTTTATAGTCGTTTGCTGCGCAGGTGGGCCAAGGGTTTGGCGTTTGAGAATGGCAGTGTTTGCTTAAGCTGGAACCATTTTTTAAACGGCTACGAAGACTCTTCGGATGCCATTAATCTCGGTTTACATGAATTTGCACATATTCTTCGCTTTGAAGTATTTGAAGAAACTAATGAAGGTTTGTTCTCCAATCCATTTGTCGATAATTTTAAAGAGTGGGAAGATGCCGGAATGCCTGTTTTCATGAATGTAAGAAAGGGCAAGGAAGATTTTTTCAGGTCATACGGCGGAGCTAATACCATAGAGTTTTTTGCTGTTTGTATTGAGAACTTTTTTGAGAAACCTGAAGTGTTTAAAAAAGAACTCCCCTATTTATACGACAAACTATGCTTACTTATGCAGCAGGATCCATTAAACACTAGCAAGGATTACTCTTTTGATGAAATCGATGAGTTTTCTTTAAGCCCATCAAGCGAACAAGGATATGAACTGTGGTGTTCATCGATAGAACAATCGATATGGAATTCTGTCAAGTCATTAGCTTATGCCACTACATTCCTTATCATTTTTGCACTAACCAATCATTTTATAGCAAATCCAACTATTGCTGAGCAAGGAGGGTTTGTTTACCTGCGTTTGTTTTCAGCGTCTGTCTTATTTTAG
- the thiD gene encoding bifunctional hydroxymethylpyrimidine kinase/phosphomethylpyrimidine kinase, producing MKQYKYPVVLTIAGSDSGGGAGIQADLKTFSALGCFGTSAITAITVQNTLGVTAIHSIPVDIVKGQIKAVIDDLKPQAIKIGMVHSAELAKGIAEILLKEPSIPVVLDPVMISTSGHKLIEDETVDVLTSHLFPLATVITPNLDEAAVLTGVKLDNVDDMQKAAIKLLETGCRSVLVKGGHLKSKVLYDVFVDANGNELVFEGEFIQSNNVHGTGCTLSSAIGAYLARGERLNVAISLARDYIKEVIEAGKDVRTGEGNGPLNHFFNPQKLIKYEIL from the coding sequence ATGAAACAATATAAATATCCTGTTGTGCTAACAATCGCCGGATCCGACAGTGGAGGAGGAGCTGGAATACAGGCCGATTTAAAGACCTTTTCAGCATTGGGTTGTTTTGGCACTTCTGCGATAACAGCAATAACTGTTCAGAATACCCTTGGAGTAACAGCTATTCACAGCATCCCAGTAGATATTGTGAAAGGACAGATTAAAGCAGTTATTGACGATCTTAAGCCACAGGCCATAAAAATCGGGATGGTACATTCTGCTGAATTGGCAAAGGGAATCGCTGAAATATTGCTAAAAGAGCCCTCTATTCCTGTAGTGCTTGATCCGGTTATGATCTCGACAAGCGGACATAAACTGATCGAAGATGAAACGGTTGATGTTTTAACAAGTCATCTTTTTCCATTGGCAACAGTCATTACACCAAATTTGGATGAAGCGGCTGTATTAACAGGTGTGAAGTTGGATAATGTAGATGACATGCAAAAAGCAGCCATTAAGTTATTGGAAACCGGATGTAGATCTGTTTTAGTGAAAGGAGGCCATCTAAAGAGCAAAGTTTTATACGATGTTTTTGTTGATGCAAACGGAAATGAACTAGTGTTTGAAGGGGAATTTATTCAAAGTAATAATGTACATGGAACCGGTTGTACGTTATCTTCAGCCATTGGCGCTTACCTGGCCAGAGGCGAACGGTTAAATGTAGCCATAAGCTTGGCCCGGGATTATATCAAAGAAGTTATTGAAGCAGGAAAGGATGTGAGAACCGGAGAGGGAAATGGTCCCTTGAATCACTTTTTTAATCCTCAAAAACTAATTAAGTATGAAATCTTATAA
- the thiE gene encoding thiamine phosphate synthase, producing MNKFPYRLYLVTDMKACLGRDLLWVTEEAVKGGVDVVQIREKEISDKEFLGKAIQLKEMLDHYKVPLIVNDRLAIAMKCRAAGIHVGVNDLSPLTIKEQWDTCEILGYSLEWIEQLKSNEVAASDYIALSPVFSTTTKTNTITEWGLEGVQKVRGLTEKPIVAIGNMNKGNISAVIKSGADCISVVSAICSANEPYRAAAEIRALIEQSL from the coding sequence ATGAATAAGTTTCCTTACCGATTATACCTGGTTACAGATATGAAGGCTTGTCTTGGACGAGATCTGTTATGGGTAACAGAAGAAGCAGTTAAGGGCGGCGTGGATGTGGTTCAGATTCGTGAAAAGGAAATTTCGGACAAAGAGTTTCTTGGGAAAGCCATACAGCTGAAAGAAATGCTGGATCACTATAAGGTTCCGTTGATTGTAAATGACCGATTGGCAATTGCCATGAAATGTCGTGCAGCAGGGATTCATGTGGGGGTTAACGATCTGTCGCCATTAACAATTAAAGAACAGTGGGATACTTGTGAAATTCTTGGCTATTCATTGGAGTGGATTGAACAACTGAAAAGCAATGAAGTTGCAGCTTCGGATTATATTGCATTGAGCCCGGTCTTTTCTACAACAACTAAGACAAATACCATTACTGAATGGGGTTTGGAGGGAGTGCAAAAAGTAAGAGGTTTAACTGAAAAGCCGATTGTGGCTATTGGAAATATGAATAAAGGTAATATTTCGGCGGTAATTAAATCAGGAGCCGATTGCATTTCAGTGGTTTCCGCAATTTGCTCGGCAAATGAACCTTATAGGGCTGCGGCTGAGATAAGAGCGTTAATCGAACAGAGTTTATAA
- the thiM gene encoding hydroxyethylthiazole kinase, whose amino-acid sequence MIKDQLVKCLSALRQQGSLVHSITNYVVMNNTANALLAIGASPIMAHSHSEIDEMVSISGALVVNIGTLDEYWVKSMELAIGKARELNKPWILDPVGAGATSFRNAMLKKLIDLHAPTVIRGNASEIMALANMHSKTKGVDSIHQSNEAVEAARLLSKSTGSVVCVSGEVDFVIKGNRMISIENGHSLMPKVTGMGCTATALVGAFCAANPEIPFEATAAAMVTMGIAGEIAAEISNGPGSLQVNFIDALYQFSPEIMLEEMKLTEHYE is encoded by the coding sequence ATGATTAAAGATCAATTGGTAAAATGTTTGTCTGCATTAAGACAGCAGGGATCATTGGTGCATAGTATTACCAATTATGTAGTTATGAATAATACTGCAAATGCATTATTGGCAATCGGAGCATCGCCCATAATGGCGCATTCGCATAGCGAAATAGACGAAATGGTCTCGATTTCCGGAGCACTGGTGGTGAACATCGGCACGTTGGATGAATACTGGGTTAAAAGTATGGAACTAGCCATTGGCAAAGCTAGAGAACTAAATAAACCATGGATTCTTGATCCTGTAGGTGCGGGAGCAACCAGCTTTAGAAACGCAATGCTAAAAAAGTTGATCGATTTGCATGCACCAACCGTAATTCGTGGAAACGCTTCTGAAATAATGGCATTAGCAAATATGCATAGTAAAACAAAGGGAGTCGACAGCATTCATCAAAGTAATGAAGCAGTAGAGGCGGCCCGATTACTGAGTAAGTCGACGGGGTCAGTAGTTTGTGTTTCGGGAGAAGTTGACTTTGTAATAAAAGGAAATAGAATGATTTCTATTGAGAATGGCCATTCATTAATGCCAAAAGTTACCGGCATGGGTTGTACTGCTACGGCCTTAGTAGGTGCTTTTTGTGCCGCCAATCCAGAAATTCCTTTTGAAGCTACAGCAGCGGCTATGGTTACCATGGGTATTGCCGGAGAAATTGCTGCCGAAATCTCAAATGGTCCGGGCAGCTTACAAGTCAACTTTATCGACGCATTGTATCAGTTTTCACCTGAAATAATGTTGGAAGAAATGAAATTAACCGAACATTATGAATAA
- a CDS encoding YceH family protein, whose product MEATQSLPLLDAVEQRVLGSLIEKSKTTPEYYPLTLNSLTAACNQKSSRKPVVNYDEGTIVAALDTLKKKGLISTATGGSSRAVKYKHNLGIVFPIVPAEVTLICLLMLRGPQTLGELNTNSGRMYEYESLEEIQEMLDKLSSPELPFVVQLPKKAGQKEARYMHLFGGTPSVEDDEDVQPEMPVSRVAELEERLVKVETELADMKEAFDKLMKELMG is encoded by the coding sequence ATGGAAGCAACTCAATCTTTACCTCTTTTAGATGCCGTAGAACAACGTGTTCTAGGTTCATTAATCGAAAAAAGTAAAACCACTCCTGAATATTATCCGTTAACGCTGAATAGTTTAACGGCTGCTTGCAATCAAAAGTCTTCTCGTAAACCGGTGGTTAATTATGATGAAGGTACTATCGTTGCCGCATTAGATACCTTAAAAAAGAAAGGGCTAATCTCAACTGCTACCGGAGGATCTAGTAGAGCCGTTAAATACAAGCATAATTTGGGGATTGTTTTTCCAATCGTTCCGGCAGAAGTTACACTGATTTGTTTACTGATGCTTCGCGGTCCACAAACGTTGGGAGAGTTGAATACGAACTCGGGGAGAATGTATGAATACGAATCGCTAGAGGAGATACAAGAAATGCTGGATAAGCTTTCTTCGCCTGAATTGCCTTTTGTTGTTCAACTTCCTAAAAAAGCCGGACAAAAAGAAGCTCGTTACATGCATTTATTTGGAGGAACTCCATCTGTTGAAGATGACGAAGATGTTCAACCAGAAATGCCGGTTAGCAGGGTAGCTGAACTGGAAGAACGTTTAGTTAAAGTTGAAACAGAACTTGCTGATATGAAAGAGGCTTTTGATAAGCTGATGAAAGAATTAATGGGCTAA
- a CDS encoding tetratricopeptide repeat protein — MRKTTILRKISLLSLVLVSNLHLFGQAYYSQFKELVLKKDTIGQYKLLKKWEVANPDDPELYVAAINFYVQRSRKEVLSLKKEQEAGSSIEMKNQANEAVGYLTGKVIYESNDLDSGFYYINKGISKFPDRLDMRFGKTYVLGLTENYRAFTEEIIKTVEYSGQINNQWKWSESKPLNDAKNFMLGSVQDYVFQLYEVKDDNIIPYIGSIAESVLKLYPDHVESLSNLSITYLVKKEYDNALIPLLKAEKLSPKDYIVLSNIAWCYYQKKDKLNAIKYYELVLKYGDEGAMNFANEKLVELKKSN; from the coding sequence ATGAGAAAAACTACGATACTCAGAAAAATTTCACTTCTCTCTTTAGTTCTTGTTTCTAACCTACACTTATTTGGTCAGGCTTACTATAGTCAATTTAAAGAGTTAGTATTGAAAAAAGATACAATTGGACAATATAAGTTACTGAAGAAATGGGAAGTGGCTAATCCGGATGACCCGGAATTATACGTAGCTGCGATTAATTTTTATGTTCAAAGGAGTCGAAAAGAGGTGTTGAGTCTGAAGAAAGAACAGGAAGCCGGGAGCTCAATAGAAATGAAGAATCAGGCTAATGAGGCAGTCGGTTACTTGACAGGAAAAGTTATCTATGAATCGAATGATCTTGATTCAGGGTTTTATTATATCAACAAAGGCATCTCAAAATTTCCTGACCGGCTGGATATGCGTTTCGGTAAGACTTACGTTCTTGGTTTAACTGAAAACTATAGGGCGTTTACGGAGGAAATTATTAAGACCGTTGAATATTCTGGCCAGATAAATAACCAATGGAAATGGTCAGAAAGCAAACCGTTGAATGATGCTAAGAATTTTATGCTTGGTTCTGTTCAAGATTATGTTTTTCAACTTTATGAAGTAAAAGATGATAATATCATACCTTACATAGGTTCAATTGCAGAATCGGTGCTTAAATTATATCCGGATCATGTTGAGAGTTTATCAAATCTTTCCATCACTTATTTAGTTAAAAAAGAATATGATAATGCTTTAATCCCATTATTGAAAGCAGAAAAACTTTCTCCTAAAGATTACATTGTATTAAGCAATATTGCCTGGTGTTATTATCAGAAAAAGGATAAGCTAAATGCAATTAAGTATTATGAATTGGTTCTAAAATATGGAGATGAAGGAGCTATGAACTTTGCAAACGAAAAGCTAGTTGAACTAAAGAAAAGTAATTGA
- a CDS encoding GNAT family N-acetyltransferase produces MQHITVTQNDFSITTDKSKLDLAFVHEYLANQSYWAKGIPFEKVKSSAENSLTFAVLYQDHQVGYARVITDYTTIAYLGDVFIDEEFRGQGLSKWLMETIMSHPNLQGLRRWILLTLDAHKLYEQYGFNAVEKPERYMEKFNPNVYL; encoded by the coding sequence ATGCAACACATTACCGTCACCCAAAATGACTTTAGTATAACAACAGATAAATCAAAGCTTGATTTAGCGTTTGTTCATGAATATTTAGCTAATCAGTCGTATTGGGCAAAAGGGATTCCTTTTGAAAAAGTTAAGTCATCGGCTGAAAACAGCTTAACATTTGCTGTTTTATATCAAGATCACCAAGTTGGATATGCCCGTGTAATTACTGATTATACAACTATTGCCTATTTAGGAGATGTGTTTATTGATGAAGAGTTCAGAGGACAGGGTTTGTCGAAATGGTTGATGGAAACAATCATGAGCCATCCAAATCTGCAGGGTTTGCGCAGATGGATTTTATTAACATTGGATGCACATAAACTGTATGAGCAATATGGTTTTAATGCGGTTGAAAAACCTGAGCGCTATATGGAGAAGTTCAATCCGAATGTTTATTTGTAA